The genomic region TGCTACCCAAATATGACTTGATCGGCATCGACAACTATGTCCGCCTTTGGGGTCTTTCAACCTGGTGGACCGCCGTCACCAACCTGGCCATTTTTGCGTCGCTCTACATCATCATCTGCACGGTGATCGGATTGACCCTCGCCATTCTGCTGGATCAGAAAATCCGCGGAGAAGGCATGTTGCGTCCGATCTACCTCTATCCGATGGCGCTGTCTTTCATCGTCACCGGCACCGCCTGGAAGTGGTTTCTGGATCCGGGGATTGGGCTGGAAAACACCATGCACCTGTGGGGCTGGGACAGCTTCGAGTTTGGCTGGATCAAAGACAGGAACATGGCGATCTATACGATTGTCATTGCAGCGGTCTGGCAAACCAGCGGCTTTGTCATGGCGATGTTCCTGGCAGGTCTGCGCGGCATAGACAATGAAATCCTCAAGGCAGCACAGATCGACGGTGCCTCTAACTGGAGCCTCTATCGTCGCATCGTCATCCCGATGCTTCGGCCTGCGTTCCTGTCGGCTTTCGTGATCCTTGCTCATCTCGCGGTCAAATCCTATGACCTTGTCATTGCCCTGACCGGGGGCGGCCCGGGCCGAGCCACCGAATTGCCCGCGACCTTCATGTATTCCTACACATTCACACGAAATCAGATGGGAACGGGGGCCGCCAGCGCCGTTATCATGCTGATGACCATTGCGGCCATCATGATGCCCTACCTCTATGCCGAGCTGAAGGAGAAGAAGTGATGCCTGCCACAACACAAGACACCGCCGTCAGCTCTGGCAAGATCACCCGCGTATTTATCTACCTCGTGCTGTTGCTCTCCGCCTTGTTCTACCTGTTACCGTTCTTTGTCATGATGGTGAACTCGCTGAAGCCACTGGACGAAATCACCGGTGGCAACATGATGGCCCTGCCTGAGACATGGACGATCGAGCCCTGGCTCAAAGCCTGGTCCACAGCCCAGATCGGCGTCGAAGCAACCGGGCTAAAGCCGTATTTCCTGAACTCCATCCTGATGGTGGTGCCTGCTGTGGTTATTTCCACCGGGCTTGGCGCGCTGAATGGCTATGTGCTGACCAAATGGCGGTTTCGCGGCGATACAATCCTGTTTGGCCTGCTGCTGTTTTCCTGTTTTATCCCGTTTCAGATCGTGCTGATCCCGATGGCGACGATCCTCGGCAAAATCGGGCTCGCCGGGTCAATTCCCGGATTGGTGCTGGTCCATGTGGTCTATGGCGTTGGCTTTACCACGCTGTATTACCGCAACTATTATGCCTCTTTTCCAACCGAGCTAGTCCGCGCCGCGATGATCGACGGCGCTGGTTTCTTTCGCATCTTCTGGCGCATCATGCTGCCGGTTTCCGGACCAATCACCGTGGTATCGGTGATCTGGCAATTCACCAACGTCTGGAACGACTTCCTGTTTGGCGCCTCATTTGGCGGTCAAACCCAGCCCATGACGGTCGCCCTGAACAACCTCGTTCAATCCTCAACGGGTGTGAAAGAATACAACGTCCACTTTGCGGGCGCGATCCTCGCCGCCCTCCCCACTCTTCTCGTCTACATCGTCGCGGGCCGGTACTTTGTCCGCGGTCTGATGGCCGGATCTGTAAAAGGCTAATCTCATGGGTTTTCTCGACATCTCAAGCGTCACCAAATCTTACGGCAACGTCGAAGTCCTGCATCATGTCGACATCGCCGTCGAGGAGGGCGAATTCCTGGTGCTGGTCGGCCCATCGGGTTGCGGCAAGTCCACATTGCTGAACATGATCGCCGGGCTGGAGGAAATCACAAACGGGGATATTTCCATCAAGGGCCGTGTCATGAACGGCGTCCACCCCTCTCAGCGCAACATCGCAATGGTATTCCAAAGCTATGCTCTCTACCCGAATATGACCGTCGGGCAGAACATGACATTTGGGCTGGAAATGCACGGTGTTGAAAAGCCCAAGCGTGACATGGCGCTGGCAAAGGTTGCCAAGCTCCTTCAGATTGAACAGCTTCTGGATCGCAAACCCGGGCAGCTGTCCGGCGGGCAACGCCAGCGCGTGGCCATGGGCCGGGCTTTGGTCCGCGAACCGGATGTGTTCCTGTTTGACGAGCCCCTGTCCAACCTCGACGCAAAGTTGCGTGTCGATATGCGCACTGAGATCAAGAAGCTGCACGAAAAGCTGAAGACCACAATTGTCTATGTCACCCATGACCAGATTGAGGCCCTGACGCTGTCGACCCGGATTGCGGTGATGAATGATGGTTATGTCCAGCAACTGGGCACGCCCAAGGAAATCTACGACACACCAGCCAATCTGTTTGTTGCGACTTTCATGGGATCACCTGCAATGAATATCCTGCCTGCAAAGGTGTCGATGATCGAGGGCGTACCGCACGCCGAGATCATGAACAGCACAGGTCAAACGACAAGTCTTAGATTCAGCCAGGCCAATATGGCTGATTGGCAGGGCAAAGAGCTTCTTTTGGGCATTCGCCCAGAAGCGCTGACAGATCCGGAAGGCGCAGACCGCAAGTCCCGCAATATTGCGATGCTGCCAAACACCGTGGAGGTGATCGAGCCTGCAGGGGCCGATACCTTTGTCACGACCACTCTTGGTGGTGTGAACATCATCGCGCGGATGCGGGCCGATGCTGATGTTGCTACGGGTCAAATGTTCAATTTTGCCGTGAATATGGAAAAGGCCGTGGTGTTTAACCCAAAAACTGAGAAGCGTATCGCGCCTTAATCTCTTCACGCCTGTCAGCACTGGCAATTTCACATTAAACCCTGAAAAAGGAAGCCTATGATCCTATGTTGCGGAGAAGCGTTGATCGATATGATCCCCACTCCAACCCAATCTGGATTAGATGGGTTTGTGCCCCACTCGGGTGGTGCGGTTTTCAACACCGCAATCGCGCTGGGTCGGCTTGGGGTGAAAACCGGAATGCTGACCGGGCTTTCGACCGACATGTTCGGAGCCCAGCTTGAAGCATCGCTTACTGCAAGTCGGGTGGATACGTCTCTTGTGATCTGGTCAGATCGGCCTACCACGCTGGCCTTTGTCACGCTGGATGACGGGCAGGCCACATATTCCTTTTTCGATGAAAACTCAGCGGGGCGAATGCTTGCGCCGAGTGATATT from Parasedimentitalea psychrophila harbors:
- a CDS encoding carbohydrate ABC transporter permease is translated as MPATTQDTAVSSGKITRVFIYLVLLLSALFYLLPFFVMMVNSLKPLDEITGGNMMALPETWTIEPWLKAWSTAQIGVEATGLKPYFLNSILMVVPAVVISTGLGALNGYVLTKWRFRGDTILFGLLLFSCFIPFQIVLIPMATILGKIGLAGSIPGLVLVHVVYGVGFTTLYYRNYYASFPTELVRAAMIDGAGFFRIFWRIMLPVSGPITVVSVIWQFTNVWNDFLFGASFGGQTQPMTVALNNLVQSSTGVKEYNVHFAGAILAALPTLLVYIVAGRYFVRGLMAGSVKG
- a CDS encoding carbohydrate ABC transporter permease — translated: MANYASDADFRTKLQGWIPKLVLSPSIAMMLVFVYGFILYTVYLSFTGSKMLPKYDLIGIDNYVRLWGLSTWWTAVTNLAIFASLYIIICTVIGLTLAILLDQKIRGEGMLRPIYLYPMALSFIVTGTAWKWFLDPGIGLENTMHLWGWDSFEFGWIKDRNMAIYTIVIAAVWQTSGFVMAMFLAGLRGIDNEILKAAQIDGASNWSLYRRIVIPMLRPAFLSAFVILAHLAVKSYDLVIALTGGGPGRATELPATFMYSYTFTRNQMGTGAASAVIMLMTIAAIMMPYLYAELKEKK
- a CDS encoding ABC transporter ATP-binding protein, with product MGFLDISSVTKSYGNVEVLHHVDIAVEEGEFLVLVGPSGCGKSTLLNMIAGLEEITNGDISIKGRVMNGVHPSQRNIAMVFQSYALYPNMTVGQNMTFGLEMHGVEKPKRDMALAKVAKLLQIEQLLDRKPGQLSGGQRQRVAMGRALVREPDVFLFDEPLSNLDAKLRVDMRTEIKKLHEKLKTTIVYVTHDQIEALTLSTRIAVMNDGYVQQLGTPKEIYDTPANLFVATFMGSPAMNILPAKVSMIEGVPHAEIMNSTGQTTSLRFSQANMADWQGKELLLGIRPEALTDPEGADRKSRNIAMLPNTVEVIEPAGADTFVTTTLGGVNIIARMRADADVATGQMFNFAVNMEKAVVFNPKTEKRIAP